One stretch of Meleagris gallopavo isolate NT-WF06-2002-E0010 breed Aviagen turkey brand Nicholas breeding stock chromosome 14, Turkey_5.1, whole genome shotgun sequence DNA includes these proteins:
- the NCKIPSD gene encoding NCK-interacting protein with SH3 domain: MLQVLEQDVVLQSIDRAIEAVHNAAMKNGGKYNLEQRDVLQKLIHHRKETVSRKSHSPTPQGMVMTQSSSDHHLDAARQPNGVCRTGYERHHSLPNTEFEEEDEGPYQIPPQPRRAAPITPPPPEKRKNAQMAAPLKNAVEIIPGSASSASSVSTTSLDTLYTPSSASDTALPTAASSPATTPPPVPSRSVHTTITRNLDTGPAAHSRYTSSPKNGASKSPQAKRAAPAPPSEAGASRSHAADGEKTLQGKKAAPAAPTNLEAFSSLCLEDKKAAMAEPVPPEPSGLVASVPKTIGAELIELVRRNTHLSYELSRVAIGVVIGHIQTLVPATSGIMEQILISVVESKDLSSGLPSGQICHDEQRLEVIFADLARHKDDAQQRSWALYEDENVICCYLEELLRILTDADPEVCKKMCKKNEFESILSLVAYYQMEHRVPLRLLLLKCFGAMCNLDAAIISTLVNSVLPMELARDMQTHTQDHQKMCYSALVLAMIFSMGEPLPYHHYEHLNSQFVQFLLDVIEDGLPSDTTDQLPDLFINVLLAFNLHIPVPEHSVIMTTISKHSNVKTFTEKLLLLLNRGDDPVCIFKHQPQPPHSVLKFLQDIFASKDTASIFYHTDMMVLIDILVRQIADLSPGDKLRMEYLSLMHAIIRSTPYLQHQHRLSDLQGILQRILGEEEEEQQCQMDKLIILEIYKEFPEISPGTS; encoded by the exons ATGCTGCAG gtgctggagcaggatgTGGTCCTCCAATCCATCGACCGTGCCATCGAGGCTGTGCACAATGCTGCCATGAAGAACGGAGGGAAATACAACCTGGAGCAGAGGGATGTCCTGCA AAAGCTGATCCATCACCGGAAGGAGACCGTGTCCCGCAAAAGCCACTCTCCCACCCCTCAGGGGATGGTGATGACTCAGTCCTCCAGCGACCACCACCTGGACGCGGCGCGGCAGCCCAACGGCGTGTGCCGGACGGGGTACGAGCGGCACCACAGCCTGCCAAACACCGAGTTcgaggaggaggatgagggcCCCTATCAG ATCCCGCCGCAGCCCCGACGTGCAGCTCCCATCACTCCCCCACCTCCAGAGAAACGCAAGAACGCACAGATGGCCGCACCCCTGAAAA ATGCCGTTGAAATTATCCCTGGGTCAGCTTCCAGCGCCTCCTCCGTGAGCACCACGTCCCTGGACACCCTGTACACCCCTTCCTCCGCCTCAGACACCGCTCTGCCCACGGCGGCCTCCAGCCCTGCCACCACACCTCCTCCCGTCCCCAGCCGCAGTGTGCACACCACCATCACACGTAACCTGGACACCGGCCCCGCGGCCCACTCCCGCTACACGTCTTCCCCAAAGAATGGGGCCAGCAAATCTCCTCAGGCCAAACGGGCTGCCCCAGCACCGCCATCCGAAGCGGGGGCCTCAAGGTCCCACGCTGCAGATGGGGAGAAGACTCTGCAGGGCAAGAAAGCTGCCCCGGCGGCCCCCACAAACCTGGAAGCGTTCAGCTCTCTCTGTCTCGAAGATAAGAAGGCTGCCATGGCGGAGCCAGTACCACCGGAACCCAGCGGGCTGGTGGCATCTGTTCCCAAGACCATAGGTGCCGAATTGATCGAGTTGGTCCGCAGGAACACTCACCTCAGCTATGAGCTGTCACGCGTGGCCATCGGTGTGGTCATCGGCCACATCCAGACCTTGGTCCCGGCAACCAGCGgcatcatggagcagatcctcatCTCCGTTGTGGAGAGTAAG gaCCTGAGCTCGGGGCTGCCCTCAGGACAGATCTGTCACGACGAGCAGCGGTTGGAGGTGATCTTTGCAGACCTGGCCCGGCACAAGGATGATGCTCAGCAGCGCAGCTGGGCGCTCTACGAGGATGAGAATGTTATCTGCTGCTACCTGGAGGAGCTGCTTCGCATCCTG ACAGATGCAGACCCAGAAGTTTGCAAGAAAATGTGCAAGAAGAATGAATTTGAATCTATCCTGTCCCTCGTGGCATATTATCAGATG GAACACAGGGTGCCACTGaggttgctgctgctgaagtgctTTGGAGCCATGTGCAACCTGGATGCTGCCATCATCTCCACGCTTGTAAACTCCGTGCTGCCGATGGAGCTGGCGCGGGACATGCAGACTCACACGCAGg ATCATCAGAAGATGTgctactctgccctggtgctGGCAATGATATTCTCCATGGGGGAGCCCCTTCCATACCATCATTATG AACATCTCAACTCTCAGTTTGTGCAGTTCTTGCTGGATGTGATTGAAGATGGGCTGCCCTCAGACACCACTGACCAACTCCCTGACTTATTCATCAACGTCCTTCTGGCCTTCAATCTCCACATTCCAG TTCCAGAGCACAGCGTGATCATGACGACAATAAGCAAGCACTCCAATGTCAAGACTTTCACGGAgaagctgctgttgctgctgaacAGGGGAG ATGATCCAGTTTGTATCTTCAAGCATCAGCCTCAGCCACCGCACTCGGTGCTGAAGTTCCTGCAGGATATCTTTGCCAGCAAGGACACAGCCAGCATCTTCTACCACACAGACATGATGGTCCTGATAGACATCCTGGTGCGGCAGATTGCTGATCTCTCCCCTGGAGACAAG CTGAGGATGGAGTATCTGTCTCTGATGCACGCCATCATCCGCTCCACGCCGTatctgcagcaccagcaccgCCTCTCTGACCTGCAGGGCATCCTGCAGCGCAtcctgggggaggaggaggaggagcagcagtgccagatgGACAAACTGATCATCCTGGAGATCTATAAGGAGTTCCCAGAAATCTCCCCTGGTACCAGCTAA